GGGTGGCCTATTGTACCACAGTACTGCCCTTTAATGGCCATTTCCTTCTCCTCATGGCCAATCCCTACCTCCCAAATGCACTTTGTGGCACTCTTCCTTTCTAACGTGGTTTTGTACAGAGAACGAAAACTCCGTCCTCTCTGCAAGCACCCTTCAAAGAGTTGCAGGTAACTACTCTCCTCCCCAGGGCCTCCACTTCACCAGAGTGAAGaagcccaggtccctcagcctccCCACACAGGGCACGTGCACTCGTCCCTGAATCACATCTTGGCAGATCTCCTCTGGAAACTCCTCAGGTTCTGCCCACTTGCCTAGATCATGAAGCCCCACAGAGAGAAACCCTAGTCTAGCTGTGGCCAGAGCCGTGCTGGGTCAAGGGGAATGGTAACTCCTCTTGTCTGGGCAGCCACGTTCCTCCTAATGCAGCTGCATGCAGCTGGCCTTCTTCATGGTGAGCAGGCACCTCTGGCTCCTATGGTGTCCCTCATAGTGCCCAcaggcccttctcctcagggtcACTACTCAGCACGTCAGGTCCCAGCTCCTGATGTACGGGGTTATTCTTTCCCCTGAGGCAGGACTGGCCAGTTCTCCTTGTGAACTTCAGGACGCTTCTGTTGGCCAAACCCCAAAGTTTCTTAAGGTCTCCCCGGACTGAAGCTCCATTTGGTCAGCTGTGAATGTTAGTGTGCAGATGGCTTACCCTGATTGTGGCATCTGTCACAAGGTAATGCCATGAGGTGTTCCAGAGAACTACAAATACTCAGGGGAGGTAGTACTTCAATGGAGTTTCCTTCCAAAGTAGGATTTACCATGGTGATGATCTCAGAAACAGctacaaagcaagcaaagccaGGGCCATTGGGGAAAGAGCAAAGAGAGGCTGGCtgtttgcatgtgtgtacaAGGATGATCAAAGCGAAGGACTTGGATGGgtgaaaagaggggaaaagaaaagggaaggtgaaACAATGGACATGAAGAAGTTAAACTCTGTTTGATGCAGTATTGATTCCTGGGGCACAGGACTAATGACTGGCCTCCAGGTGGGCTTTGTGCCCATGACCACAGCCCTCTGGGTTTGGCCACTCTGTGGAAATGGTTCTGGTGGTGCTTGATGAGATGCCTCGATTCACTCAGTTGAATCCCTTTGCTCAGAggggtaaaggagatccctgcctgtcaCTGTCAGTGTGTCCTGTCTAATGATGGAACAAGGAAAGGTGATTCTTTTGTCCAAatcctttcctcataggagaaaCAACAGTGCTGGGAAtaagtgtctctccccagctgaggaagggaactGCAGTGATTCCTTCAGCaggtttcacagcaggttcccccagagccccagggacacctggagggagcccagagggggcagagaaagtgacACCTTGGGttggtcctctgctgctgagctgggctgggctcctggggtggagggagggagctgatggcaagcaGGAAGCGCtgcagacagctctgcccaagaGCCGCTCCTCTGTcaagcgcagcagggctgagggtactgcctgcaggcaccgaggggagaggagcgagtcagagagaggttaaaggcagtctggggtgggaggatgctgagagcTGATTCAAAGAGAATTCTTCACAGCCCTTaacacggtaagtctctggctgAAGGGCAATGCAGCTGTGATTCCCGGAGGGATCTCCTAAAGATGGCACATCCCAAAGCTTATGGGATCTAGAAGTACAAGACTCAGTTTCTCTAttgtagaggaggaggatgtgCTACAGATCAGAGACATTCCACTGCACCATCAGAAGGACAGAATGTGACGGCTGCCTTCTCCCAAGGGTggctgcaggctgcagaggtgtaaaagtgggtgtgcagccagcgGTTCCCAGGGCagtccttcagagcagggtccccAGGGGACTGTGAGCTGGGACAGGGACACTGTTCCTTGCTAGGGTGCGCACTCAGCTTCTCTGGGAAGTTCACCACGGGGATGTGGGGAGAAGTTCTGGGTGGAAGGTGCAAtccccagcagagcagggcagagtcCTTCTGCTGTcgagagggtgctgtgtgggtcagggctgctccAAGCTCCAGATCACCCCCAGAACATTTCCAAGGGGATGCGTCAAACTGTGGCTGGTGGCCATGACTGAGGACATGCTGCCTGCTGTGCTCACTGGGGCTGCTCAGAGCCACTGTGCCACCATCCTGCCCTCTTGGGCTGCTCTTCTCATCTGTTGGGACCATCAGGCTCCTTGAAAGTCATGGAGATACATTCAGAGAGAAGAGATGGACAGAGGCTGACATCTGTCACACACTGAGGATGAACCTGCAATTCAAGGGACAAttgttcttccttctctgtctcttcATGCAACCAAGAGCACAGACCAGGCTCCTTTCTCCTGCACCTGCATGTCTTGGCTCCCTACCAGGAGATCGGGCTCTGCACCACACACCCACTGGAGCATGTCCTCGCCCTGCATGGTCAAACATCTAAGCAACCATTGGTGCTGTCATCTCCTGGGCactttccagctcagcccagcccctccccacctcttcccacctcccttGCCGGCTCCCCAGCCCAGTCTGGGCTGGCCCCACAGCTGTGCCCaccacagggtgctgcagagctctgggcatTAAGCcgacagccccagcccctctgaagggcacagcagctgctgggaggcagagggggatCTCAGCCTCCCCATCAGCCCCCGGGCTGGAGGCTCACCATGGCATGAGGAAAGGGAGGTTAATGAAACTGCAGGACTCCTGGCCTCAAGTCCAGAAGATCCCCACCACAGAATGAACATGCACCCCCAATGtcagcccctctccccaaaCCACCACAGGAGTCCTGGCCAGGGGACAGAGCACCCTGCCCTGAGTGGgtgcctgcagaaagaggtTTCTCTTGCTCACTGGTTCCTTCCTTCAAGTCCAGAAACGCTCCCTTGCTCTTCTCCAGAGTTATCCCTGCTCTCCAGAGAGCCTTTCCCCAGGTGAGCACATCTGCACTGGCCTGGCTGGCTGTTCCTGGTTCCCACCCCATGCTCCCTGCAGGGCCCCaagctggcagtgctgctctgcagagtgaGGGGGCTGTGGTGCCCTGGGGCCATGGGGTGACCGTGCACTGGCCATGCTGCTCAGGGTGGGAAGCAGACCCAGCCGGAGGAGGTCACTGCTTCTGAGCCCCTTTCCATCTTCCCTGTCATCTCAGTAGCCAAGGACAGTGCTTGGTAGGACAATGGGGCGTCTCCAATGGCACtaagggcaggggagggctgcACTAGATCCAGCCCACAGGCTTTCCATCAGAGTGTGAAGAATCACTGTCTAGTCGCACatccttttgccttctggctcctcacagcctctcctggcatTGCAGAGCCCTTGTCAACCTATGGTCTCCTCAGGTTCACATTTCCTCTGCGAGACTCCTCCTTGAATTGTCACTTGTTCTATAAGGTGCCACTCACTGCCCACCCAGACTCACACACTGTCCCTGGAGATGCCCTGACTTCTCCTGGCAGCTCCCGATTCCTCTCCAGGATGGCATCTGCTATCATCCCCACTGCAGGTGGGACAGTGCCTGGCAGATAAGTCAAAGACCCGTTGCTGTCTGAGTTGACATGTGCAACCAAGAAGGGAGGTCTTCATCCAGCCCTTGGTCACAAACAGATCCCCCTGGCACTCTGAGCTTGTCCCTCAGAATCCATCAAGAACCCAGAAGAGCTAAAGTCCTTTTGAGAGAGCAGCTTCTTGGGTCTATTCCTGACACCAGATTTGGAAGGGCTGGCCAGCCTTCTGGCCCTGTCCTCAGGAGCCCTTTTGCTTATGGTGGTGCTAGAAGAGAGGCCAGCTCTGACACAATGGTTCCCATGGCCCACCCGTGCCTTCAGCCACAGGGATGCCCCTGTAGAGACAAAAGGACTGTCACAAGTTGCACGAGACCTTCAGGGTGACACAAAGGCAAGGACACAGCACGACAGTGTGGAAGTGAGGAGAGACCAGCACTGGAAAGGCCATGTTCCGCTGTTGGCCGTGGTCATGgctccagggaagcagcagtCCTGAAtcacaggcagcagagagggagtgCCCCCCGAGGCAGCGAGGGGCAGCCCCAATGGCCACGGGGGCTGCTCCTCCATGGGGCAGCTGGGCATTCGCCTCCTGAACCCCTCCTGCACACTGGGgctgctctcccagctccaGAGGAGATGTGGGAGATAGGAACTGTGACAAGTAATTTTCTACTGCTTCCTTTATTGAGCTTATCTAAAGAGAGAGCCTGGATCCACATGTACATGCAGTATTTGggtcaagaaaaaacaagtagaaGGCCAAGAATAATAACATCACcggtacaaaacaaaaatcaaatgcaaaataaaaaaaaaaaaaacaacaaccacaaagtaaaaataaagacacataTGAAGAAAAGTTAGACCTGGCTTTTCCTAAGATACAGTGGGAGCCCTAGTGGGATAATGGGCTCCTTATTAATCTGAAGTCGAGCGTATTCAAATAGTTTCTGCCGGGCTTCTATGATTTCCttgttcctcatgctgtagatgagggggttcacaGCTGGAGGCACCACTGAGTACAAAACTGCCAGcaccaggtccagggatggggaggagaaggaggggggcTTCACATAGGCAAAGATGCCCGTGCTGAcaaacagggagaccacagccaggtgagggaggcatgtggaaaaggctttgtgccgcCCCTGCTgagaggggatcctcagcaccaccctgaagatctgcacataggacagcaccatgaaaacaaaacagccaaaaactaaaaaagaacttaatataagaagcccaacttccctgaggtaggattctgagcaggagagcttgaggatctggggaagTTCACAAaagaactggtccacagcaCTACCCAGGCAGAGCGGTagagaaaatgtattggctgtgtgcagcacagcatagagaaacccactgccccaggcagctgctgccatgtggacacaagctctgctgcccaggagggtcccgtagtgcaggggtttgcagatggccacgtagcggtcataggacatcactgtgagaaaaaaatattctgctgacatcagaaagaaaaaggcaaaaatttgAGCAGCACATCCCTtataggagatggccctggtgtcccacagggaattggccatggatttagggacagtggtggagatgcagcccaggtcaaggagggagaggttgaggaggaagaagtacatgggggtgtggaggttGTGGTCGCAGGCgatggtggtgatgatgaggccatttcccaggagggcagccaggtagatgcccaggaagagccagaagtgcaagagctgcagctcccgtgtgtctgagaatgccaggaggaggaattcAGTCATGGAGCTTCCATTGGACTTTTGGTCCCTCATGGCGTGGGAGCCTATTCATGGAGGAAAATCAATCAGTGAGTTAGGACAGCTTTCTCTGAGCAAAATCTATTCCATTTCTTATAGAAATCCCCAAACCACCTGTCCCTAATCAAGAAGACGTTTGGCAGGTCCCTTTTGTGAGCTGTGGTTGGTGCTGGCTGAGGGTGTCCCTGGACGATAGCACTCAAGTGTTCTCCCCAAATGAAACTAGACgctgctgagagcaaaagaaatccaCTTTCCAAGTGCAGACCTCCAAATCCCTCACCCTGCCTCAGCGTACCCAAGGAGgagctcagctctcccctcccagccaggggcacagagggctcactgccgctgcctgcgtggagccacccagcagcatttctgtggccttAGCGCTGATTTGTCTTCTCCGTGGGGCTCCTGCATAACACAGAGATGCCATGGGTGAGCTGTGCCCTTCTGgagggcaccctgcagcccagcaggacccccCAGGGAAAGAGTCAAACGTCCTAAAGATGGGGCAACCAAAAGGAGCATTGGCTCTCTCCCAGCCCCAAAAAAATTCATTGCCCAGAGCTTCCAACTGAGGTGGGAACAAAGGCAGCATGGACAGGAGAGGAAACATGGATAAATGCCCCAACGCTCCTGTCAAGAGCGTCAGGATAGACAAATGGGTACCTGGGGGTTTCTCCTCATGAGGGGCCCTGCTGCGAAGGAGTGACTCAGCCTGAAATCCCATGGCCTTGGGGCCACAGGCTGTGCTTCACCTACATAGGAGAGGAGACCTGATGGGGGGTGGTGtgtgctccaggggaggtttctgcactgcaggggatggcagggaggtacccagttccccctcccacagtgtttctgagagtaactccctctccctccctgcccatgtctctgctgcctggagctctccctgccaggagctatTTCTCTGTCCCCACGTatctgctccctgccagtgcTCAAGACCCCAACGCAcccgctgtgtgctcagctctgccctgcagacacctcctggcagcagggcactgcccaggggcatctctgtgtgtgcagaagCTAAGGAGCAGCTCAAACAAGTCCCACAGGCACCACCGAGGTGATGCTGTCGTGTTGTCTGTAGGCTGAGCAGTGCCTTAGGGGACTAGATGAGGTTCCTTGCAGACCTACCCATCTCTCAGTGCAATGCTCCTGGAGTCTCAGTGTCTTGTCCAAATTCAACACCTCCATTactctttccctgccctctATCCTCTCCCTCAGTGCAGGACATGAACTGAGGGTCGGGAAAGCAACTCTGTCTCAAAGAGCAACTTCATTGACCTTCCTATGGCAAAGTCTCCTCTGGAAAGGGTCACTTGGTGAGCTTGACCTGGGATCTCTCAGTGTAACAGTTAAGGTGTCTCAGAGGGTTGTCCACACCTGACGGATCCATTTCCATTCCTACCCATCCAACTAGTATAATCTTTAATGCAAAGACTCAGGAATGcacaagctgaagcaggaaagccttgccttgactgtcatctttgaaagatcctctccagaaatgtgctgggggtgatgtggagctgtgagcagccctgacacacacagcaccctctcaacagcagaaggaccctgcctGGCTAGCGGTCACTCCTTCCATCCTGAGCTTCTCCCCgcagtgccctggggagctccctgggcaggcgcagtgctgaccctggcagtCCCTGTCCTGGCTCAcagtgccctggggtgcagggaccctgctctgaaggacagccctgggcacccctggatgcacacccacctttacacccctgcagccatccccgggagaaggcagccatcatgccctgtccctctgacaaTGCAGGGAGGAATCCCTGTTGTAGAGCACATCCTTCTCCTCCATACTAGGGAATCTGTGAGAGTCCTCCGGGAAGTTCCTACAGGCTATGGGATGAACCAGGTCTAGGAGACCCCTGCAGAATACTCATTTTTATTGCCCTGTAGCTCAGAGACTTACCATAtagagggctgtgaagatttctcttccagtcagctctcctctgtcctcacactccacactgcctttaaagtctctctgccttgctcctctcccctcggtgcctgcaggcagtgccctcagccctgctgcgctttgaagaaaagctgctcctgggcagagctatctctctgcagcactgcccacttgccatcagctccctccctccatcccaggagcccagcccagctcagcagcagaggaccagcccaaggcagcactttctctgccccctctgggctccctccaggtgtccctggggctccaggggaacctgctgtgaaacaggctgaaggaatcactgctgttcccttcctcagctggggagagacgcttctttccagcactgtcattttcctgctcagagagaGTGTTCAGTCTAAATATcacctttccttgtcccatAAGTAGGCAGAATACCCAGTGAGCGTGAGGGATCTCCTTGACCACTTCTGAGGGAAgagattcagctgaggcaatcgAGGCATCTTATTCTGGGTTTGTAGtcctggggctggaagggctcTCAGCTCCCTTCCATGACTGCCACAAACCCACAGGAGGTGGGATCCCTCTTGCCTCTCTTCAGGTGTGCAAAAACTGACATTTGCATGTGAGCTTTTTGTCTCAGATCCCCTGCTAATTaatggagatggagggcagGAGTGAGTGCTTCAGACGCAAATACCTGGTGgcatctgaggtgccagaggtggcccAAGGTATGTGCAGGAAACTGCAAGCTCTAGTGTAGCATTTCTCATGGACAGGGCAGTGTCCATCTTGGAGGCCATTGGGAAAttcctttggccaactgaaatgacagcagatggcCACATTTAGGACAATGAAACTTGTCCCCACTCGGTATGGACAGGGCAGCATAGAGAGGTATTCATCTGCCCCGGTGGTGTTATTTTGCACCAGGAGAGCTAagttcctctctttttcttctccatcaccTATATGTATTAGATCAGCATTGACTATGGTGTCTCATGgtctcctgccagggctgcacagcccaggcccTCTTCCATCTGGAGTCAGTGAGAGCAGGGTTTGCTCACTGTGTGGACCCCTCATGGCATCTTTCTCATCATCTACAACTATATCTGCATCTGCATCTgcatctacatctacatctacatctacatctcATATCATCTTTTACATTGCCATCTGTGATCCATTCCGAGCACATCTCTGCCATGTAGCAAAGTATTTACATATATGGGGTCTTGGGACTCAGTTCCAGTTTAGTTTGTGACATGTCTGAGGTGGGCCCCAGCGGGCAGCAGCTGAGGGGCTGCAGCCCAAATGGGCACCAATGCCCTCAGCCTGGGGCacagacaggaggagctggagccccgCGTGCCATCACAGAAGTGTCACATTGGTGGAAGAACTGCCAAGGTGTGGTGGGACAGCTCGCACAACTCGGGGGATGTGCAGGATGGACACAGGCTCTTCAGGAGACGCTCATCATCTGTttgatggagctgctgggaagtaTGGACCTCCACTATGGGACAGGCAAGAGGTGGGCTGAGCGCTTGTGGGTGAGAGCCAGAGGAGAGGCCATTTAGGGTGATATTGTGGCAGGACATAAGGAAACTGCAGTCAGGGCAAAGAAATGGACAAAGCCTTCTTTGGAAACCTGAGGCTTTCTCTGGATCAATGACACCGGGTCTTACCAGGAACTTCAATGACCCTGACATTGACTGCATTGGGAACACAGtgcaggaggtttctggaggtTTTTGGGAAAACTTCTTCTCACAGCTGCCAGGGAGCCCAACAAAGGTGATGCTTGCTTGGGTCTGGTACTTGCAAACATGGAAGAGCTGGTCAGGGATGTGAAAACCAGCGTCACACTCTGTTTTAGCAACCATGAAAATCAGGGTGTgtcccagctcctgagcagAGTGTTAAAAGGAGAGTACAAGTGCAGACGCAAGACCTCAGAGGGGTAAACTGTGGCCTGTTCTGGGGGTTTTCAGTTGGGGAACTTAGGGGCAGGAGCACTGAAGGGCAGAGCACAAGTACTGCGCACTAAGCAGAGCTCAGTACAGCTGGTCTTTAAGGACAGCCTCCTGCAATGGCCCATACGGACAGTCAGTTGACTCTCTCAAGGGAATTCAACGGCACCAAGATGAGCTCTTACCACTGAAGTTAGAGtcaaagaagaaaccaagacCATGTGGGGCCACTGCAGAATTTAGCAAGAGCAGGTGTAAATGGGTCTGAGACGCTCTATGCTGTCTTTGGCTCAGCCTTCatcagcaaggtctcccagacTCTTGTGCCTTGAGGCAGAACCCATGGAGAACAGCTATCAGTGGGTGGGGATCAAGTCACtcaaaggagtgagaatatgtgagagaaagaactccACAGACACCAagatcagtgaagaaggagggggaggaggtgctccaggcaccagagcagatattcccctgcagcccctggtgaagaccatggtgaggcaggctgtcttACTGCAGCCCATagaggtccacagtggagcagatatccacttGCAGtccctggaggaccccatgccagagcaggtggatgcccccaaaggaggctgtgaccccatggagagcccatgctgaagcaggCTCCTGGACGCAGCTGTGGACCcgtggggagaggagcccacactggagcaggtttgctggcaggacttgtgacctcGTGGGGAGCTCACAcgggagcagtctgttcctgaaggagtGAACTCTGTGGAGATGACCCAAGCTGGAGAAGTatctggaggactgtctcccatggaagggaccctactctggagcaggggaagagtgtgaggaggaagaagcgtCAGAGAGAACATGTGATGATCTGactcaacccccattccccatccccctgtgccattctgggggaggaggtagagaaatcaggACTAACTTGAGCccaagaagaagggaggggtggggggaaggtgttttaagttttagttttattttctcattatgcTACACTGCTTTGATTCACGATGAAGTCAATTAAtgtccccaagtcgagtctctTTTGCCTGTGGCGGTGATTGCTGAGTGATacccctgtccttatctcaacccacgagcctttcattatattttgtcttccctgtccagttgaggctGGGCAAAAAGGTGAGTAAAAGACTGATTGGATGCATTGGGTTCTCTCCTGGGACTTAATGATATTATCAATGTCCCAGAGGACCTGACAGAATTTGCAGATGGCacaaaactgaggcaggggacCACTGTGTACACTGGAGGGCTGCCTTCGGGAGGAAGTTCAACAGCTTGGAAGAGTGGGCCAACAAGAAGCTTctacatttcagaaaggagaaattccAAGTCTTACCACTGGTGTTGCATAACCCTGCGcaacagccctggctggggcgcagctcagcagaaaaggccctgaggGTCGTGGGGAACATCAAGCTGCATATAAGTAGGTGGTGAGGCCTGgcagccaagaaggccaacagcatgtTGGCTGTATGAACAGGAGCAAGGCCAGGAGATGAGGGGGAgggattctccccctctatcCAGTCCTCACTAAACCACACACACAGCACTGCACTGAGTTTGGGGCCTCCAGTCCCCAGTAGAGGAAAGAAGcgctgccaagggaaggtgaaggtcagcaacagcatttagtGCTTTAACCTTCCATGTGGGAGCAGTTGCTGGATGTTTTCAATTTTGGAGCTGGGGTCTGGCGAGAGTGAGAGTGTGAGGGAACGTTAGGTGGCGAAGCAGGCGCAGATCTccggggtttttttgcttgcttgagATGGAGTTAGCTTTCCCCATAGGAGCCCTCATaatgctgtgctttgttttgataccttgaaaggtgttgataacacaccagtatTTTGGCTGAGTGGTGCtcgcacagcatcaaggctgtctctccaacattctcccccctcacccccaaagGCCACTCGAGTCGGCGTGGGCAAgatgttgggaggggacatagccaggacaggTGATCCAAACTGACCGAACGGATATTCCACACCGtatgatgtctgctcagcaatgaaagctaagagaaagaaggaggagaggggagcattTGTTATGATGATGTTTCTTGTCCAGAGCAACCGCCACacgtactgaagccctgcttcccaggaagtggctggacatcgcctgctgatgggaagtagagaataaaccttttgttttccttggcttCTGCGCATGGCCTTGgcttaaactgcctttatcttgacccacaagttttttgcatcttcttttctctcccctgccatCCTGCTGGGGAGGGCAGTGATAGAacagcttggtgggcacctgatgtccagccaaggtcaacccaccacagacaagTAACCTGGGATCATTATAGAGACATTGTCTGAGAATCCAGGGACTaacacagaaaagctaaagCCCAAAAGGAATTCAATAATTAGATCTGGCCAGGAATATCAAAGACAGCAAGAAGGGCCTCTGTAAAGACATGGGAGACAACAGGAAGACTGTGCCAGGTGCTGATTCTTTTCTCTCACCAGATGCCAAACTGTATTTGATGCCAAACATGTGTGCAGAACATCCTTGCTGTCATCCTAcgaaataaaacaaagcacgCGTTACAGCCATCATGTACTTTGGGtgggagaaacagagaaatacagGACTATGTTTCTGGGCTGTAGGGGATCCTCATGGAGCCAGACTAGACCCAGGAGACGTGGAAATTATGCACTATGAACAGCACGGTCTGAGGACCAGGGTCTCCTCCTTGTAATGGATGTGGATGGTAAATACCACACTTCCTTCTGTGGGTAAGAGTCCCCAAAATAACCATCTACTTCCCTGGCACCTGAGCTCCATGAATAATGGAGGAGTTTTTTCAGGGGCTAAATTGAACATGCACACAACTAAAGAAACTAAGCATCCGGGTTCACTTTGAGGACTTTATTAATGAACACAGAACTATTTGGATCCATTTCGAAGCAATTCTTCCTTTGGTACAGGCAGAGAGCTAGTGCATGTTTTGGGGGCTTCTCTGTGGGTTGCTGTAAAGAAATATCCTTTTGTGGCAGACAATACCCGAGGGTTAAACTTGCTCTGCCTCCATATGGATCTTGCACAGCACCGGCTGGTTGGAGACTTTCTGGTTCCATTATTGCTCCATGCTCCAGCCAGAAGTAATAATAATCCTGTTGTTGCCGAGATGTATGGTAAGTCTCAGAATGTGCGAGTGAACTGAAGGTAAAACCAGTCTCAGTCAGCTCAGAACACATTTTACCTTGAAAGTCCCTATCTCTTTTGATTTATGAGACGGACTCATTGCAAATGGCTTCTGAGGAGACATTTACAACTATCTGAGATGAATCCCTCCCAAATCACCTTCTCTGCGTCATTCCTCCTGGTTCCTTCTGCTACTTATGGGAAGAGAAACATTTCCCATTCATGATTCATCACGTCCTAAGGTGCGGGACTATATGCTCaccacttcacagaatcacagaatcacagaatcactaaggttggaaaagacctgcaagatcataaagtccaaccaataaaaaaaaaaaaaaataaaaaacaaacaaacaaacaaacaaaccaaaaaaaccccaaaaaaacaaaccacaccacacaacaacaacaaaccacaacacaccaaaaaccaacccacccgACACAAcgcagctccatgcccatcaagcaacaccccacaatgccacatccacacgctccttgaatacctccagggagggtgactctaccacctccctgggcagcctattccaatgtttcactactctctcagtaaagaactttttcctaatatccagcctgaacctcccctggtgcaacttgaggccatttcctctagtcctgtcactagtcacttgggagaagagaccaacacccacctctctgcaaccccctttcaggtagttgtagaaagcgatgaggtctcccctcagcctcctcttctccaggctaaacaaccccagctccctcagccgctcctcataagacttgtgttccagacccctcaccagcttcatcgtccttctctggacacgctccagcacctcaatgtctttcttgtagtgaggggcccaaaactgaacacaggattcgaggtgcggccttaccagagccgagtacagaggca
This window of the Gavia stellata isolate bGavSte3 chromosome 34, bGavSte3.hap2, whole genome shotgun sequence genome carries:
- the LOC132320295 gene encoding olfactory receptor 14A16-like; the protein is MTEFLLLAFSDTRELQLLHFWLFLGIYLAALLGNGLIITTIACDHNLHTPMYFFLLNLSLLDLGCISTTVPKSMANSLWDTRAISYKGCAAQIFAFFFLMSAEYFFLTVMSYDRYVAICKPLHYGTLLGSRACVHMAAAAWGSGFLYAVLHTANTFSLPLCLGSAVDQFFCELPQILKLSCSESYLREVGLLILSSFLVFGCFVFMVLSYVQIFRVVLRIPSQQGRHKAFSTCLPHLAVVSLFVSTGIFAYVKPPSFSSPSLDLVLAVLYSVVPPAVNPLIYSMRNKEIIEARQKLFEYARLQINKEPIIPLGLPLYLRKSQV